In the Methylomonas rhizoryzae genome, one interval contains:
- a CDS encoding response regulator: MIRVLLVDDHELVRSGIEALLNAVEDISVVAVCDCGEKALKQVEDTLPDVVLMDVNMPGMGGFEACRRILMRFPKVKIIGLSVHNGGPVPHQLLKLGVGGFVSKASPVSEMVAAIRTVMDGKRYLCQEVASNLVFEAIESEEISPFFQLSQREAEVTQMILRGKSIQEIAGALALSDKTVNTYRYRLYSKLKVKNDVELTRLALKFNYFESF; this comes from the coding sequence ATGATTAGGGTACTGCTTGTTGATGATCATGAATTGGTAAGAAGTGGTATCGAAGCTTTGTTAAACGCTGTCGAGGACATTTCTGTGGTTGCGGTATGCGATTGCGGGGAAAAGGCGTTGAAACAGGTCGAGGATACCTTGCCGGACGTGGTGTTGATGGATGTCAATATGCCGGGCATGGGTGGTTTCGAGGCGTGCCGGCGAATTTTAATGCGCTTTCCTAAAGTAAAAATCATTGGCTTGTCGGTACACAACGGTGGGCCGGTGCCGCACCAATTGCTGAAATTAGGGGTAGGTGGGTTTGTTTCCAAGGCTTCTCCGGTCAGCGAAATGGTGGCGGCAATCAGGACGGTGATGGACGGTAAACGTTATTTGTGCCAAGAGGTTGCCAGTAATCTGGTATTCGAAGCCATCGAAAGCGAAGAGATCTCCCCGTTTTTTCAACTCTCTCAACGCGAAGCCGAAGTGACGCAAATGATACTTAGGGGCAAAAGTATTCAGGAAATCGCCGGGGCTTTGGCATTAAGCGATAAGACGGTCAATACTTACCGATACCGCTTGTATTCCAAATTGAAAGTCAAAAACGATGTGGAGTTAACTCGTTTGGCTTTGAAATTCAATTATTTCGAATCGTTTTGA
- a CDS encoding proline--tRNA ligase gives MRTSQFPLSTVKETPADAEIASHKLMIRAGLIRKLAAGIYTWLPLGLRVLRKVEQITREEMTKAGALELLMPALQPAELWQETGRWEKYGPELARLQDRHQRDFCLGPTHEEIITDIARNELKSYKQLPVTYYQIQTKFRDEIRPRFGVMRSREFVMKDAYSFHLDQASLQQTYDVMYRTYSNIFKRFGLKFRAVMADSGAIGGAVSHEFHVLADSGEDAIAFSDAGDYAANVEKAQVHRPVFNRAHPTLEKTAVETPGKKTIAEVSEFLQVPANKILKTLMVVRQDLDTNTYQMRDYYLMILLRGDHALNEIKLQKAIGDFRFAHDEEIEQQFGCRPGYIGPVFEGQEFFHGLTIADFAVENMSDFVCGANQAGYHLTGVNWDRDRPLPDDCWHDIRQVVDGDPSPEGNGKLTIARGIEVGHIFQLGSKYSEAMQAAVVNEAGKNQTMIMGCYGIGISRVVAAAIEQGHDERGIIWPNELAPFQVAICPMNMYKSDRLIDTVEKIYNDLLAAGVEVLLDDRKVRAGFMFSDMELIGIPHRLVVGDRGLDNGTVEYQGRTDTESQEVPFDHIVDFIKQKLA, from the coding sequence ATGCGCACCTCACAATTTCCGCTCAGCACCGTCAAAGAAACACCCGCCGATGCCGAGATCGCCAGCCACAAACTCATGATCAGAGCCGGCTTGATCCGCAAATTGGCCGCCGGCATTTACACTTGGCTGCCGCTCGGCCTGCGCGTGTTGCGCAAGGTCGAACAAATCACCCGGGAAGAAATGACCAAAGCCGGCGCTTTAGAGTTGTTGATGCCCGCCCTGCAGCCCGCCGAACTATGGCAAGAAACCGGCCGCTGGGAAAAATACGGGCCGGAATTGGCCCGCCTGCAAGATAGACATCAACGGGATTTCTGCTTGGGCCCAACCCACGAAGAAATCATTACCGACATAGCCCGTAACGAGCTAAAAAGCTATAAGCAGCTGCCGGTTACTTATTATCAGATTCAAACCAAATTCCGCGACGAAATACGTCCCCGCTTCGGCGTGATGCGTTCGCGCGAATTCGTCATGAAAGACGCTTACTCGTTTCATTTGGACCAAGCGTCGCTGCAGCAAACCTACGACGTGATGTATCGAACCTACAGCAACATCTTTAAGCGCTTCGGCTTGAAATTCCGCGCGGTGATGGCCGACTCCGGCGCCATCGGCGGCGCGGTATCCCATGAATTTCACGTTCTGGCCGATTCCGGCGAAGACGCCATTGCTTTTTCCGATGCCGGCGACTATGCCGCCAACGTCGAAAAAGCCCAAGTACACCGGCCGGTATTTAATCGCGCCCACCCCACCTTGGAAAAAACCGCCGTGGAAACCCCGGGCAAAAAAACCATCGCCGAAGTCAGCGAGTTTTTGCAGGTTCCCGCTAACAAAATCCTGAAAACACTTATGGTAGTCCGGCAAGATCTCGACACGAACACTTATCAGATGCGGGACTATTATTTAATGATTCTTTTGCGAGGCGATCATGCACTCAATGAAATAAAACTTCAAAAAGCGATTGGTGATTTCCGCTTTGCGCATGACGAGGAGATCGAACAACAATTTGGCTGCCGTCCCGGCTACATCGGACCAGTATTTGAAGGACAGGAGTTTTTCCATGGACTAACTATTGCCGATTTCGCCGTTGAGAACATGAGCGACTTCGTCTGCGGCGCCAACCAGGCCGGCTACCACCTGACCGGTGTCAACTGGGATCGTGACCGCCCTTTACCCGACGATTGCTGGCACGACATCCGCCAAGTAGTCGACGGCGACCCCAGCCCGGAGGGTAACGGCAAGCTGACCATCGCCCGTGGCATAGAGGTAGGCCATATTTTCCAGCTCGGCAGTAAATACAGCGAAGCGATGCAGGCGGCCGTGGTCAACGAAGCCGGCAAAAACCAAACCATGATCATGGGCTGCTACGGCATCGGCATCTCGCGCGTGGTGGCTGCGGCGATAGAACAAGGCCACGACGAACGCGGCATCATCTGGCCGAACGAATTGGCGCCGTTTCAAGTCGCGATTTGTCCGATGAATATGTACAAATCCGACCGCTTGATCGACACCGTCGAAAAAATCTACAACGACCTGCTGGCGGCGGGAGTCGAGGTACTGCTGGACGACCGCAAAGTCCGGGCCGGTTTTATGTTCTCGGACATGGAATTGATCGGCATTCCGCACCGTTTGGTGGTTGGCGACCGCGGCTTGGACAACGGTACCGTCGAATACCAAGGCCGCACGGATACCGAAAGCCAGGAAGTGCCGTTCGACCACATCGTCGATTTTATCAAGCAGAAACTGGCCTGA
- a CDS encoding TraR/DksA C4-type zinc finger protein: MSTAWAGGADAIAERMEKMTELFVAETRKNMYSGVSATHCEECGEPIPEARRQAIACKYCLTCQTALEKGG; the protein is encoded by the coding sequence ATGTCTACAGCTTGGGCCGGCGGTGCGGACGCCATCGCCGAACGCATGGAAAAAATGACCGAGCTTTTCGTGGCCGAAACCCGCAAGAATATGTACAGCGGCGTTTCGGCCACGCACTGCGAAGAATGCGGAGAGCCGATACCGGAAGCGCGCCGTCAAGCAATCGCTTGTAAATATTGCCTGACGTGCCAGACTGCATTGGAAAAAGGCGGTTGA
- a CDS encoding MDR/zinc-dependent alcohol dehydrogenase-like family protein, which produces MRGLYLEQGLSFRRDLAQPWLQPGEALIRPLLTGICATDLELCRGYAGFKGVPGHEFVGVVEQVRDPEHRDWVGQRVVGAINIGCRQCQACRTACPEHCRQRRVLGIRGKDGVFADYFSLPVVNLYALPESVPDLEAVFAEPLAAALRVLQQLDGLDVERVLVLGPGRLGLLIAWVLAEAGYSLTVAGRNEASLALPKSWQLDTVLVSDPDDCSQTCVVDASGSPEGLRQALRLLQPRGILLLKSTFAGGEAVDLSPLVVNEIRLLGSRCGPMDLAVQCLARRTLPVQSMIDGCYSLQQGRQAFARAAEPGVRKIVLTP; this is translated from the coding sequence ATGCGCGGATTATATTTGGAACAAGGCTTGTCGTTTCGTCGCGATCTTGCACAGCCCTGGTTACAGCCGGGAGAAGCCTTGATCAGGCCTTTGTTGACGGGCATTTGTGCGACCGATTTGGAACTCTGCCGCGGATACGCCGGGTTTAAGGGCGTGCCGGGGCACGAGTTTGTCGGCGTGGTCGAACAAGTGCGAGATCCCGAACATCGGGATTGGGTCGGTCAGCGAGTGGTCGGTGCTATCAATATCGGCTGCCGGCAATGCCAAGCTTGCCGAACCGCGTGTCCCGAACATTGCCGGCAGCGGCGGGTGTTGGGGATACGCGGTAAAGACGGGGTTTTCGCCGACTATTTCAGTTTGCCGGTGGTCAATCTGTATGCGTTACCCGAAAGCGTGCCGGACCTGGAGGCCGTATTTGCCGAGCCGTTGGCAGCGGCCTTACGCGTCTTGCAGCAGCTTGACGGGTTGGACGTCGAGCGTGTTCTAGTCTTGGGCCCCGGACGCTTGGGTTTGTTGATTGCCTGGGTGTTGGCCGAGGCTGGATATAGCCTGACAGTTGCGGGCAGGAACGAAGCGTCGCTGGCGTTGCCGAAAAGCTGGCAATTGGACACCGTGTTGGTCAGCGATCCGGACGATTGCAGCCAAACATGCGTGGTAGACGCGAGCGGCAGCCCGGAAGGGTTGCGGCAAGCGCTACGCCTCTTGCAGCCGCGCGGAATATTGCTGTTGAAAAGTACCTTTGCCGGCGGCGAGGCTGTCGACTTGAGTCCTTTGGTGGTCAACGAGATCAGGCTGCTCGGCTCTCGTTGCGGACCTATGGATTTGGCGGTGCAGTGCTTGGCACGGCGTACCCTGCCGGTGCAAAGCATGATAGACGGTTGCTATTCGTTGCAACAAGGACGGCAAGCCTTTGCCCGCGCGGCTGAACCCGGCGTTAGAAAAATCGTGTTGACCCCTTAG
- a CDS encoding phenylacetate--CoA ligase family protein: MSPSKPDSTCDALDQFLATPLDAWFAGRPPEQAEPINLDLFRRCATQVPAYRDFLTRHGVQPEAIRTAQDFHRLPLMGKQDYMHAYPLPQRCLGGSLAGSDRIAVSSGSTGSPTFWPRSAAFEADVAVRFEQVFADSFQAGRRSTLAIVCFALGNWVGGLFTTSCCWHLARKGYPLLVATPGNNKAEIFRVVRELAPQFEQLVLLGYPPFIKDVVDAGTVEGIRWSDYQPKLVFAGEVFSEEWRNLVYARIGAKQPCFDSASLYGTADGGVLGNETPFSIAIRRWLANNPQAARDLFGESRLPTLVQFDPCSRYFETAEGTLVVSGENSVPLLRYHIADKGGVIQFPEMWTFLRAQGVNTCADLELPTDYTPRSLPFVFVFGRADFTVSFYGANIYPENVTVGLEQGEIPGWTSGKFVLEVKEDAEGDKLLHVAVELLPAVQADPTLAATIAESVKIQLLRLNSEFANYTPPERQMPEVTLHNFSDPEYFPAGVKHRYTRKS, from the coding sequence ATGAGCCCTAGCAAACCCGACTCAACTTGTGACGCACTGGACCAATTCCTGGCTACGCCTCTGGACGCATGGTTTGCCGGGCGTCCGCCCGAACAAGCCGAACCAATAAACTTGGATCTGTTTCGGCGTTGTGCGACCCAGGTCCCAGCCTATCGGGATTTTCTCACTCGCCACGGCGTTCAGCCAGAGGCAATCCGCACGGCACAAGATTTTCACCGGTTGCCGTTAATGGGCAAACAAGACTACATGCACGCTTATCCCTTGCCGCAACGTTGTTTAGGCGGCAGTTTGGCCGGTTCCGACCGCATCGCCGTCTCTTCGGGTTCCACCGGCTCACCGACGTTTTGGCCACGCTCGGCCGCCTTCGAGGCAGACGTCGCGGTACGATTCGAACAAGTATTCGCCGACAGTTTCCAGGCCGGCCGGCGTAGCACCTTAGCTATAGTCTGCTTCGCGCTGGGCAACTGGGTAGGCGGCTTGTTCACCACTTCGTGCTGCTGGCATTTGGCGCGCAAAGGTTATCCGCTGTTAGTCGCCACGCCGGGCAACAACAAAGCCGAAATCTTTCGGGTCGTGCGCGAACTGGCGCCGCAGTTCGAACAATTGGTGCTGTTGGGATATCCGCCGTTCATCAAAGACGTCGTCGATGCCGGCACCGTGGAAGGCATTCGTTGGAGCGACTACCAACCCAAGCTGGTGTTCGCCGGCGAGGTATTCAGCGAAGAATGGCGCAACCTGGTCTACGCGCGCATCGGAGCCAAGCAACCTTGTTTCGATTCAGCCTCGCTCTACGGCACGGCCGACGGCGGGGTACTGGGCAACGAAACCCCGTTTAGCATCGCGATCAGGCGCTGGCTGGCCAACAATCCGCAGGCTGCGCGGGATCTGTTCGGCGAATCCCGTTTGCCGACGTTGGTACAGTTCGACCCGTGCAGCCGCTATTTTGAAACTGCTGAGGGCACCTTGGTCGTCAGCGGCGAGAACAGCGTGCCTTTGCTGCGCTACCACATCGCCGACAAGGGCGGAGTGATCCAATTTCCCGAGATGTGGACGTTTTTACGCGCTCAGGGAGTAAACACTTGCGCCGATCTGGAGTTGCCGACCGACTACACGCCGCGTTCTTTGCCCTTCGTATTCGTGTTCGGTCGCGCCGACTTTACCGTATCGTTTTACGGCGCCAATATTTATCCGGAAAACGTCACAGTCGGCTTGGAACAAGGGGAAATACCCGGTTGGACCAGCGGCAAATTTGTATTGGAGGTAAAAGAAGACGCGGAAGGCGACAAATTATTACATGTCGCAGTGGAGTTGTTGCCGGCTGTGCAAGCCGATCCGACACTGGCGGCAACGATAGCCGAGTCCGTAAAAATTCAATTGCTGCGCCTGAACAGCGAATTTGCCAACTACACGCCGCCGGAGCGGCAAATGCCTGAGGTAACTTTACACAACTTTTCCGACCCGGAATATTTTCCGGCCGGCGTTAAACATCGTTATACGCGAAAATCCTAA
- a CDS encoding group I truncated hemoglobin, with product MSEVAQDSLFERIGGVAAVNAAVDVFYHKVLDDYRINRFFDKTDMAKQVEHLKAFMTVAMGGPNNYSGRSLRDGHARLVKMGLNDSHFDIVMEHLGATLQELNVPAELIAEAAALVETTRPEILGK from the coding sequence ATGAGTGAAGTAGCGCAAGACTCGTTGTTCGAGCGTATCGGTGGTGTAGCGGCGGTTAACGCGGCGGTGGACGTGTTCTACCATAAAGTGTTGGACGACTACCGCATCAACCGCTTTTTCGACAAAACCGATATGGCGAAACAAGTCGAACACCTCAAAGCGTTCATGACGGTTGCAATGGGCGGGCCGAATAACTACAGCGGCCGTTCGTTGCGCGATGGGCACGCGCGTCTGGTGAAAATGGGTCTGAACGACTCGCATTTCGACATCGTTATGGAGCACCTGGGGGCTACCTTGCAAGAGCTGAACGTTCCCGCAGAATTGATTGCCGAAGCGGCTGCCCTGGTAGAAACCACGCGTCCGGAAATATTGGGTAAATAA
- the serS gene encoding serine--tRNA ligase, translating into MLDPRLFRSELEQVQQQLARRKFAFQADAYLALETRRKDIQVKTQDLQNERNSRSKAIGQAKAKGEDIQPLLDQVQDLGDQLKAAESELADLQNRLNALMEGIPNILDVSVPDGNSEQDNIEVSRWGELPQFDFQPKDHVDLGEPLGMNFELGAKIASARFVVLAGPLATLQRAIIQLMLDTHVNEHGYQETYVPFMANADSLRGTGQLPKFEADLFTVKNDPTFYLIPTAEVPVTNIVRDVIVDAKQMPLKFVCHTPCFRSEAGAYGSDVRGMIRQHQFEKVELVQITTPEQSESAHEELTGHAEAILRKLNLPYRKVLLCAGDTGFSSAKTYDLEVWLPGQQKYREISSCSNFKDFQARRLQARWRNPASGKPELVHTLNGSGLAAGRTLIAVLENYQNADGSISVPEALRPYLGGLATIR; encoded by the coding sequence ATGCTAGACCCTCGTTTATTCCGTAGCGAACTGGAACAGGTTCAACAACAATTGGCACGCCGCAAGTTCGCGTTCCAAGCCGACGCGTATTTGGCGTTAGAAACGCGCCGTAAGGACATTCAAGTTAAAACCCAGGACTTACAGAACGAACGCAACAGCCGTTCCAAAGCGATAGGCCAAGCCAAAGCCAAAGGCGAAGATATACAACCCTTGTTGGATCAGGTGCAGGACTTGGGCGATCAGTTAAAAGCCGCCGAATCGGAATTGGCTGACCTGCAAAACCGCTTGAATGCGCTGATGGAAGGCATTCCCAACATATTGGACGTCTCGGTGCCGGACGGTAACAGCGAGCAAGACAATATAGAAGTCAGTCGCTGGGGCGAATTGCCGCAGTTCGATTTTCAGCCGAAAGATCACGTCGATTTAGGCGAGCCTTTAGGGATGAATTTCGAGTTGGGGGCCAAGATTGCCAGCGCCCGCTTTGTCGTGTTGGCCGGACCATTAGCCACCTTGCAGCGCGCGATTATTCAGCTGATGCTGGATACTCATGTCAACGAACACGGCTATCAGGAAACCTACGTGCCGTTTATGGCTAACGCCGACAGCTTGCGCGGTACAGGACAGTTGCCCAAGTTCGAAGCGGATTTGTTCACGGTCAAGAACGACCCGACTTTTTACCTGATCCCGACCGCCGAAGTACCGGTGACCAATATTGTTAGGGATGTAATCGTCGACGCCAAACAGATGCCTTTGAAATTTGTCTGCCACACTCCGTGTTTTCGCAGTGAAGCCGGTGCTTACGGCAGCGATGTGCGTGGCATGATACGTCAGCACCAGTTTGAGAAAGTGGAACTGGTACAGATCACGACGCCTGAGCAGTCTGAAAGCGCTCACGAAGAACTGACAGGACATGCGGAAGCGATTTTGCGCAAGTTGAATCTTCCTTACCGCAAGGTATTGCTGTGCGCTGGAGATACCGGGTTTTCTTCCGCTAAAACCTACGATTTGGAAGTCTGGTTGCCCGGTCAGCAAAAATACCGGGAAATATCGTCCTGCAGCAACTTCAAGGATTTCCAAGCCCGCCGCCTGCAAGCGCGCTGGCGCAATCCGGCAAGCGGTAAACCGGAATTGGTGCATACCTTGAATGGCTCTGGGTTGGCCGCCGGGCGAACCTTGATCGCCGTGCTGGAAAATTACCAGAACGCGGATGGTTCGATTAGCGTACCCGAAGCATTACGCCCTTACCTGGGTGGTTTGGCGACGATTCGTTAA
- the orn gene encoding oligoribonuclease produces MARDADNLIWIDLEMTGLDPDNDLIIEIATIVTDKQLNILAEGPVLAVHRAEEALAAMDDWNQKHHGESGLIQRVRESQFDDASAEAQTLAFLEQWLPARASPMCGNSICQDRRFLYRYMPKLETFFHYRNLDVSTVKELVGRWAPHLKDGLRKQASHKALDDILESIAELKYYREHFFRY; encoded by the coding sequence ATGGCTCGGGATGCTGACAACCTGATATGGATAGACCTGGAGATGACCGGGTTGGATCCGGACAATGACCTGATCATCGAAATTGCCACGATAGTGACCGACAAGCAATTGAATATTTTAGCGGAAGGCCCGGTGTTGGCCGTGCATCGAGCGGAAGAAGCCTTGGCGGCTATGGACGATTGGAACCAAAAGCATCACGGCGAATCCGGTTTGATTCAACGCGTTAGGGAATCGCAATTCGACGACGCAAGCGCCGAAGCACAAACTCTAGCGTTTTTGGAGCAATGGTTGCCGGCCCGCGCGTCGCCGATGTGCGGCAATAGTATTTGTCAGGACCGGCGGTTTTTATACCGCTATATGCCGAAATTGGAAACTTTCTTTCACTATCGCAATTTAGACGTGTCGACGGTAAAGGAGTTGGTCGGGCGCTGGGCGCCGCATCTTAAAGACGGCTTGCGTAAACAGGCATCGCATAAGGCTTTGGATGATATTTTGGAATCCATCGCCGAGTTGAAATATTACCGCGAACATTTTTTTCGATACTGA
- a CDS encoding M48 family metallopeptidase codes for MNTFTVIFLVALAISYGLHFWLSARQKYYVAAHREQVPPAFCERVTLAAHQKAADYTIEKSKLGDLDSIVGILFLLALTLGGGISLVFEFWSTFDLSPMVADLLAMAGIFLLMTVVEIPFSLYQTFVIEEKYGFNKNTLAQFVKDQFLSIALTLGLGGPILALILWVMDSIGSLWWLYAWAILLSFSLLMSWLFPTLIAPLFNKFTPMQDGSLKDRIQNLLQRCGFNSNGIFIMDGSRRSGHGNAYFTGLGNNKRIVFFDTLVESLDEEELEAVLAHELGHFKCKHVIKMLAASSLMTLISFALLGWLIGQNWFFAGLGVSTQSNAAALLLFMLVSPVFTTFMQPISAYFQRKFEFEADEFATRHAQGRKMISGLVKLYEENASTLTPDPLYSAFHYSHPPAAIRIAHIEQKMQSA; via the coding sequence ATGAATACCTTTACCGTCATTTTCTTGGTCGCACTGGCGATTTCTTACGGTCTGCATTTTTGGCTGTCGGCCCGACAGAAATATTATGTCGCCGCACACCGCGAACAGGTCCCGCCGGCTTTTTGCGAGCGCGTCACGCTGGCAGCCCACCAAAAAGCCGCTGACTATACGATAGAAAAAAGCAAACTGGGCGATCTGGACAGCATCGTCGGCATTCTATTCTTACTGGCATTAACGCTAGGCGGCGGGATTAGTTTGGTGTTCGAATTCTGGTCCACCTTCGATCTTTCGCCCATGGTTGCCGATTTACTGGCCATGGCCGGCATTTTCTTACTGATGACTGTCGTAGAAATTCCGTTCAGCCTCTATCAAACCTTCGTCATCGAGGAAAAATACGGCTTCAATAAGAATACCTTGGCCCAGTTCGTCAAAGACCAGTTTCTATCAATCGCTTTGACGTTGGGCCTGGGCGGTCCGATCCTAGCGTTGATTTTGTGGGTCATGGACAGCATAGGCAGTTTGTGGTGGCTGTACGCCTGGGCCATTCTGCTGAGCTTTTCGCTATTGATGAGCTGGCTGTTCCCTACTTTGATTGCGCCGTTATTCAACAAATTCACGCCGATGCAGGACGGCAGTTTGAAAGACCGCATTCAAAATCTGTTGCAACGCTGCGGTTTCAACAGCAACGGTATTTTCATCATGGACGGTTCCCGCCGCTCCGGCCACGGTAACGCTTATTTCACCGGTTTGGGCAACAACAAGCGCATCGTGTTTTTCGATACCTTGGTGGAGTCTTTGGACGAAGAAGAACTGGAAGCGGTATTAGCGCACGAACTAGGCCATTTCAAATGCAAACACGTGATCAAAATGTTGGCCGCCTCGTCGCTGATGACCTTGATCAGTTTCGCGCTGCTGGGCTGGCTGATTGGTCAAAACTGGTTCTTTGCAGGACTGGGCGTGTCCACTCAATCCAACGCGGCCGCTTTGTTGCTGTTTATGCTGGTTTCTCCGGTGTTCACCACCTTCATGCAACCTATCAGCGCCTATTTTCAACGCAAATTCGAATTCGAAGCCGACGAATTCGCCACCCGCCATGCGCAAGGCCGCAAAATGATCAGCGGCCTAGTCAAGCTTTACGAGGAAAACGCCAGCACGCTGACCCCCGACCCTTTGTATTCGGCATTTCACTATAGCCATCCGCCGGCGGCAATCCGCATCGCCCACATCGAACAAAAAATGCAGTCCGCCTGA
- the rsgA gene encoding ribosome small subunit-dependent GTPase A, translating into MSALLEGLVVSHLGKGIAVEVGERTLLCQTLRKLDTVVVGDRVLLSQQTPEQGRIERIVARRSVLQRPSRGDQVRPVAANLDTIFIVFAAEPECDFLLLDQYLAICENCNIDAALVLNKIDLGLSENTERELNTYTGLNYRLFRVSARQQIGLEHIRHALRGQTGMFAGQSGVGKSSLTNALLPDKRLKINSVSETTRHGRHTTTAATLYHLPSGGDLIDSPGVAIFGLAGLSEAQLAWGYREFQPFIGRCRFNDCRHVNDKDCAVRSAVDTGHISASRYQRFLKLRDKMPPANRNG; encoded by the coding sequence ATGTCGGCCCTGCTCGAAGGGCTGGTGGTCTCCCACTTGGGCAAAGGCATTGCCGTCGAAGTGGGAGAACGTACCTTGTTATGCCAAACCTTGCGCAAGCTGGATACCGTAGTGGTCGGCGACCGAGTGCTGCTATCGCAGCAGACTCCGGAACAAGGCCGCATCGAACGGATAGTGGCCCGCCGTTCGGTACTGCAACGTCCCAGCCGCGGCGATCAAGTCCGTCCGGTGGCCGCCAATCTGGATACGATATTCATCGTATTCGCCGCCGAACCGGAATGCGACTTTTTACTGTTGGACCAATATTTGGCAATCTGCGAAAACTGTAATATCGACGCGGCACTGGTGTTAAATAAAATCGATCTGGGTTTGAGCGAAAATACCGAACGGGAATTAAACACCTATACCGGCCTGAATTACCGCCTATTCCGGGTGAGCGCCCGCCAACAAATAGGCCTGGAGCACATTCGACATGCGCTTCGCGGCCAAACCGGCATGTTCGCCGGTCAATCCGGGGTAGGAAAATCGTCTCTGACCAACGCCTTGCTGCCGGATAAGCGTTTAAAAATCAATAGCGTCTCGGAAACCACCCGCCACGGCCGCCATACCACTACTGCCGCAACCCTGTACCACTTGCCTAGCGGCGGCGATCTCATCGACAGTCCCGGCGTGGCGATCTTCGGTTTGGCCGGTTTGTCGGAAGCGCAACTGGCCTGGGGTTACCGCGAGTTCCAACCCTTTATCGGCCGATGCCGCTTCAACGACTGCCGCCACGTCAACGACAAAGACTGCGCGGTCCGCTCCGCAGTCGATACCGGACACATTTCGGCCAGCCGTTATCAGCGTTTTCTGAAATTACGCGACAAAATGCCGCCGGCTAACCGCAACGGCTAA
- the lipA gene encoding lipoyl synthase, translating to MKLTAPSRSTPDTHQRNADKLSRIPIRVEKPDSVLRKPDWIRVKLPSGDKVNQIKQTLRENRLHTVCEEAACPNLSECFGHGTATFMIMGDLCTRRCPFCDVAHGRPLPPDQDEPANLAKTVAALALKYVVVTSVNRDDLRDGGAGHFAACIAAIRRDSPHTTVEILTPDFRGRLAVALPILQAQPCDVFNHNLETVPRLYPEARPGADYHCSLQLLQEHKRLLPQVPTKSGLMLGIGESEAEVVEVLQDLLAHGCSMLTIGQYLQPSKAHLAVKEYVHPEQFRRYAEIAYRLGFAQVASAPLVRSSYHADLQAAKVI from the coding sequence ATGAAATTGACCGCTCCTTCCCGTTCTACGCCCGACACTCACCAACGCAATGCCGACAAATTGTCGCGAATTCCTATCAGGGTGGAAAAACCCGATAGCGTGCTGCGTAAGCCGGATTGGATTCGGGTGAAATTGCCGAGCGGCGACAAAGTCAATCAGATCAAGCAAACGTTGCGGGAAAATCGCTTGCATACCGTTTGCGAGGAAGCCGCCTGCCCTAACTTGAGCGAGTGTTTCGGGCACGGCACGGCTACTTTCATGATTATGGGTGATTTGTGCACCCGCCGCTGCCCGTTCTGCGACGTGGCACACGGTAGACCGTTGCCCCCGGATCAGGACGAGCCGGCCAATTTGGCAAAAACCGTTGCAGCCCTGGCTTTGAAATACGTGGTAGTCACTTCGGTTAACCGCGACGATTTGCGCGACGGCGGGGCAGGTCATTTTGCCGCCTGCATTGCCGCAATACGCCGGGACAGTCCGCACACCACGGTGGAAATTCTCACCCCGGATTTTCGTGGCCGCTTAGCGGTCGCTTTGCCGATACTGCAGGCTCAGCCGTGCGATGTATTCAACCATAATCTGGAAACCGTACCGCGCTTGTATCCTGAAGCGCGGCCGGGAGCCGACTATCATTGCTCTCTACAATTGTTGCAGGAGCACAAGCGCTTGCTGCCGCAAGTGCCGACCAAATCCGGTTTGATGCTGGGTATAGGCGAGAGCGAAGCCGAAGTGGTCGAGGTGTTACAAGACTTGTTGGCTCACGGTTGCAGCATGTTGACTATCGGCCAGTATTTGCAACCGAGCAAAGCGCATTTAGCGGTTAAAGAATACGTGCATCCCGAACAATTTCGTCGCTACGCGGAGATTGCCTACCGGTTGGGCTTTGCGCAGGTTGCTAGCGCTCCGTTGGTCAGGTCGTCTTACCATGCCGATTTGCAAGCGGCGAAGGTGATTTAG